A window of the Streptomyces albireticuli genome harbors these coding sequences:
- a CDS encoding GNAT family N-acetyltransferase, producing the protein MAAAHCPTAVSPTGERTLAPPSVRVADPADAAELYALSEPFMRSGALLWRTPGTYAATAREFLVAEDGDGVLEGCVALRAYPGDARAPAGMPAVLHNFCVRSGRQRRGVGSRLLAALLREAAARSVGEVFAATTGGGEAFVRCGFREADAARAPRAWAVSLDPGRGSRVFARSLAVPLPAGAVRARAGGRVG; encoded by the coding sequence GTGGCCGCGGCGCACTGCCCGACAGCCGTCTCCCCCACCGGCGAGCGGACCCTCGCACCGCCCTCCGTACGGGTGGCGGACCCCGCCGACGCGGCGGAGCTGTACGCGCTGTCGGAGCCGTTCATGCGCTCCGGCGCCCTCCTGTGGCGGACGCCCGGGACGTACGCGGCGACGGCCCGGGAGTTCCTCGTGGCCGAGGACGGCGACGGCGTTTTGGAGGGGTGCGTGGCCCTGCGCGCGTACCCGGGGGACGCTCGGGCCCCGGCCGGGATGCCCGCGGTGCTCCACAACTTCTGTGTGCGCTCCGGGCGTCAGCGGCGCGGGGTGGGGTCGCGGCTGCTGGCCGCGCTGCTGCGGGAGGCCGCCGCGCGGTCGGTCGGCGAGGTGTTCGCGGCGACGACCGGTGGCGGCGAGGCGTTCGTCCGCTGCGGTTTCCGGGAGGCGGACGCCGCGCGGGCGCCACGGGCCTGGGCGGTGTCCCTGGATCCGGGGCGCGGCTCACGGGTCTTCGCCCGTTCCCTGGCCGTGCCGCTCCCCGCGGGGGCGGTACGGGCGCGGGCCGGCGGCCGCGTCGGATAG